In Treponema sp. OMZ 798, the following proteins share a genomic window:
- a CDS encoding ATP-binding cassette domain-containing protein, translating into MLELKNINKSYKIRAGLEQRVLKDLNIVFGDKGLVSILGRSGGGKSTILNIIGGLCSFDSGEIFYNNKKVEDYNEFRKSKIAFVFQDFNLINHLSSEDNIIAGMTDSITGGIKKRKEHSVSILKSLNIGEFTKKKPTQLSGGQRQRLAIARMLAKEVDIILADEATSSLDKKNAHHIMDILKDISKEKLVIFVTHDKELAYEYSDRIISLIDGQILKDENITKDINAESGNSIKSKLSVPKKNNSYKKNTRYLPLKNLKGRAKASIRNIIIIGLIFLSILFSIFMESDYFKNYMHDIYLQEGIKTSVLDVAKEKLSDETLVEELNMQYKELPNIEHCSYTYNTRIKIAGSNYIEGLQAGKPVLSYTNLEDISSNNYFKKIITVGRFPKKADEVLMSSSGAIALLKELKIGGERLEDQFNTGKLDDKYVFSLVENAFFFVAEYRLPKIKITGLIDSTKVSEKTHTVYFIDGFTNLFEIKKGGLYKHGLKLYKTDLSAEKHTELLNAFKENKKIRVNEVHQKRVSIAYNKIASFFDFSRILLILICSVSILSLISIFYTTVLERKNEIRIYRSLAYTKKEIVKIFSLEIFYTSLVSAIFAVIILTVVYYRLG; encoded by the coding sequence ATGCTTGAATTAAAAAATATAAATAAGTCATATAAGATTAGAGCCGGTTTGGAGCAAAGGGTTCTTAAAGATTTAAACATTGTTTTCGGCGATAAGGGCTTGGTAAGTATCTTAGGCAGAAGCGGAGGCGGAAAGTCTACAATTTTAAATATAATCGGCGGTTTATGTAGTTTTGATTCCGGAGAGATTTTTTATAATAATAAAAAAGTTGAAGACTATAACGAATTCAGAAAAAGTAAAATTGCCTTTGTCTTCCAAGACTTTAATTTAATAAACCATTTATCAAGTGAAGATAATATTATTGCAGGTATGACTGATAGTATTACCGGCGGTATAAAAAAACGGAAAGAACATTCCGTTTCTATATTAAAAAGTTTAAACATAGGAGAGTTTACAAAAAAGAAACCTACACAATTATCGGGCGGACAAAGACAAAGACTTGCAATTGCCCGAATGCTTGCAAAAGAGGTTGATATTATTTTGGCCGATGAAGCGACTTCAAGTTTGGATAAAAAAAATGCACACCATATAATGGATATTCTAAAAGATATCTCAAAAGAAAAACTCGTAATCTTTGTAACCCATGATAAAGAACTCGCTTATGAGTACAGCGACAGAATTATAAGTTTAATAGACGGACAAATTCTCAAGGATGAAAATATAACTAAGGATATAAACGCAGAATCAGGAAATTCAATTAAAAGCAAATTGAGTGTGCCGAAAAAAAATAACTCGTATAAGAAAAATACACGATACTTACCTTTGAAAAATTTAAAAGGGCGGGCGAAGGCTAGTATCAGGAATATAATAATCATAGGCCTTATTTTTCTTTCTATATTGTTTTCAATTTTTATGGAATCGGATTATTTTAAGAACTATATGCATGATATCTATCTTCAAGAAGGTATCAAAACAAGTGTTTTGGATGTTGCAAAAGAAAAGCTAAGTGATGAAACTCTTGTCGAAGAATTAAATATGCAATACAAAGAGCTTCCTAATATTGAACATTGTTCCTATACATATAATACAAGAATAAAAATTGCAGGTTCAAATTATATTGAAGGCCTTCAAGCAGGAAAGCCTGTTCTTTCATATACAAATCTGGAAGATATAAGCTCTAACAATTATTTTAAGAAAATAATAACCGTCGGACGTTTCCCCAAAAAAGCTGACGAAGTTCTTATGAGTTCATCGGGTGCAATAGCCTTGCTTAAAGAGCTTAAAATCGGCGGGGAAAGATTGGAAGATCAATTTAATACAGGCAAGCTTGATGATAAGTATGTTTTTAGTCTGGTTGAAAATGCTTTTTTCTTTGTTGCAGAATACCGTTTGCCTAAGATTAAAATAACCGGTCTTATCGACAGTACAAAAGTAAGCGAAAAAACTCACACGGTTTATTTTATAGATGGCTTTACAAATCTTTTTGAAATAAAAAAAGGCGGCTTGTACAAACACGGCCTTAAGCTATATAAAACAGATCTAAGCGCAGAAAAGCATACTGAACTTTTAAATGCCTTTAAAGAAAATAAAAAAATAAGAGTGAACGAAGTACATCAAAAACGAGTAAGTATAGCTTATAACAAGATAGCTTCTTTTTTTGACTTCTCAAGAATTTTACTTATACTGATATGCTCAGTTTCAATCTTGTCCTTAATTTCTATTTTTTACACTACTGTCTTAGAAAGAAAAAACGAAATCCGGATTTACCGCTCTTTGGCCTACACCAAAAAAGAAATCGTAAAAATCTTCTCTTTAGAAATATTTTATACAAGCTTGGTTTCTGCAATCTTTGCCGTAATAATTTTGACAGTTGTTTATTATAGGCTGGGGTAA
- the rpsP gene encoding 30S ribosomal protein S16: MVKIRLKRLGTKKRPYYRIVVQDAREPRNGKTIDEVGIYHPIETAEKQISFDADKVKNWLGKGAQPTDTVRRLLNKKEFTL; the protein is encoded by the coding sequence GTGGTAAAGATCAGACTTAAAAGACTCGGAACTAAAAAACGCCCTTATTATCGAATTGTTGTTCAGGATGCCAGAGAGCCCCGAAACGGCAAAACCATCGATGAAGTCGGCATTTATCATCCGATCGAAACGGCAGAAAAGCAGATTTCTTTTGATGCCGATAAGGTTAAAAACTGGTTGGGAAAAGGCGCACAGCCAACCGACACAGTTAGACGCTTACTTAACAAAAAAGAATTCACTCTATAA
- a CDS encoding KH domain-containing protein, producing MQKDLIEYIAKSLVDDPSAVTVSESENEKGTVIELKVASGDIGKVIGKQGRIAKSIRTLLSASAGKSGKRYSLEIVD from the coding sequence ATGCAAAAAGATTTAATAGAATACATTGCCAAATCCCTTGTTGACGATCCTTCCGCCGTAACGGTATCGGAAAGCGAAAACGAAAAGGGCACTGTCATCGAGCTTAAAGTAGCCTCCGGCGACATCGGCAAGGTAATCGGAAAGCAGGGAAGAATCGCAAAGTCGATCAGAACCTTGCTGAGCGCAAGTGCAGGAAAGTCGGGAAAGCGTTATTCGCTTGAAATTGTAGACTAA
- the cobT gene encoding nicotinate-nucleotide--dimethylbenzimidazole phosphoribosyltransferase yields MNILENTLNSIKPVSEEEGKKAKLFWDSLAHPPGSLGELEEMTVRLAKIKGLDNLKIDKKITAVFCADNGVYAEKITSQPQITTFLLAEIMHTGKTGLGAISKWAGSSIRVYDVGMIKTSERKDVINKKIKCGTANIAQGPAMSREDCIRMIETGIEAAFKIADEGFDIAGIGELGICNTATTAAVLAGLCGADPELTVGRGASTTQAMYELKIKTVKKAIEINAPKKGDAVDCISKVGGFDIAAMCGCYIGLAARGLPAVIDGYISGLAALCAISLNPLVRDYLFASHKSEEKGAKICTAELGLEPVLGMKMRLGEGSGCPLLFKMLEGAIFTMQNMGKFTETMIDGADLVDIRK; encoded by the coding sequence ATGAATATTTTGGAAAATACGCTGAATTCGATTAAACCCGTTTCGGAAGAAGAGGGGAAGAAGGCTAAGCTTTTTTGGGACAGCCTTGCTCATCCGCCGGGCTCTTTGGGAGAGCTTGAAGAGATGACGGTCAGGCTTGCGAAAATCAAGGGGCTTGACAACCTAAAAATCGATAAAAAAATAACGGCTGTTTTTTGTGCCGATAACGGAGTCTATGCGGAGAAAATTACCTCCCAGCCCCAGATTACCACCTTCTTGCTTGCCGAGATTATGCACACCGGAAAGACGGGCTTAGGAGCAATTTCTAAATGGGCAGGAAGCAGCATCAGGGTTTACGATGTCGGGATGATAAAAACGAGTGAACGGAAAGATGTCATCAACAAAAAGATAAAATGCGGTACCGCAAATATAGCTCAAGGCCCTGCGATGAGCCGCGAAGACTGCATCCGCATGATTGAAACCGGAATAGAGGCGGCCTTTAAAATAGCAGATGAGGGCTTCGATATTGCCGGAATAGGAGAACTCGGAATTTGCAATACCGCCACAACGGCCGCAGTTCTTGCAGGTCTTTGCGGGGCAGATCCTGAGCTGACTGTAGGGCGCGGTGCTTCTACAACACAGGCTATGTATGAGCTTAAGATTAAGACAGTAAAAAAGGCAATCGAAATAAATGCTCCCAAAAAAGGGGATGCAGTAGACTGTATTTCTAAGGTCGGAGGCTTTGATATCGCTGCAATGTGCGGCTGCTACATAGGCCTTGCTGCCCGCGGACTTCCTGCCGTAATCGACGGCTATATTTCCGGCCTTGCAGCCCTCTGCGCCATAAGCTTAAATCCTCTTGTAAGAGATTACCTTTTTGCTTCTCATAAGTCGGAAGAAAAGGGGGCTAAAATATGCACAGCGGAACTTGGTCTTGAGCCCGTTCTCGGTATGAAAATGAGGCTGGGCGAGGGAAGCGGCTGTCCCCTTCTATTTAAGATGCTTGAAGGGGCTATTTTCACAATGCAAAATATGGGAAAATTTACCGAAACCATGATAGATGGAGCCGATTTGGTGGATATCAGGAAGTAG